One window of Diabrotica undecimpunctata isolate CICGRU chromosome 8, icDiaUnde3, whole genome shotgun sequence genomic DNA carries:
- the LOC140447857 gene encoding uncharacterized protein, producing the protein MFKVGTFVFMLAVAHGSFGLSLLGSGLGLGLGEVGLKGVGISKEVVDLYSPPKYEFQYGVKDLKTGDSKEQKEERVGDVVKGQYSLAEPDGTIRVVKYTADKVNGFNAVVERIGKAVHPQVIQKPLIVPVVQKSIALPVISKIGLSQGLVLGDSLGLRKGLGIGDNLGLVRELGIGDSLGLRKGLGIVDNSGLSRGLEISDSLGLGKGLGLGESRIY; encoded by the exons gtGGGAACATTTGTTTTCATGTTGGCTGTGGCACATGGAAGTTTTGGTTTATCACTTCTTGGAAGTGGATTAGGCTTAGGACTGGGTGAAGTTGGTCTCAAAGGAGTTGGAATTTCAAAAGAAGTTGTAGACTTATac tCTCCTCCAAAATATGAGTTTCAATATGGCGTCAAAGATCTTAAAACGGGAGACAGcaaagaacaaaaagaagaacGTGTAGGAGACGTGGTGAAGGGTCAATACTCCCTAGCCGAACCTGATGGTACCATTCGTGTTGTCAAATACACTGCGGACAAAGTTAACGGATTCAATGCAGTGGTCGAAAGAATTGGAAAAGCAGTTCACCCTCAAGTTATACAAAAACCTCTAATAGTACCCGTAGTACAGAAATCTATTGCTTTGCCAGTAATATCAAAAATTGGATTATCACAAGGGCTTGTACTTGGTGATAGTTTAGGACTACGTAAAGGACTTGGAATTGGTGATAATTTAGGATTGGTAAGAGAACTTGGAATTGGTGATAGTTTAGGACTACGTAAGGGACTTGGAATTGTAGATAATTCAGGACTGAGTAGAGGACTTGAAATTAGTGATAGTTTAGGACTTGGAAAAGGACTTGGACTTGGTGAATCAAGAATTTACTAA